The following coding sequences lie in one Drosophila nasuta strain 15112-1781.00 unplaced genomic scaffold, ASM2355853v1 ctg19_pilon, whole genome shotgun sequence genomic window:
- the LOC132797772 gene encoding uncharacterized protein LOC132797772, whose protein sequence is MQLLLECSRGKILRKIFGPICVDDVYRIRYNHELYELYGDVDVDSRVKSQRLRRLGHVARMDEDAPARKVFDAVIVGTRKRGRPRTRWQDQVMENLSTLGCYQLAKARSGQRRVEAHCASG, encoded by the coding sequence atgcagctgctcttggAGTGTTCGAGAGGAAAAATTCTTCGTAAAATCTTTGGTCCAATCTGCGTGGACGATGTTTATCGCATCAGATATAACCACGAGTTGTATGAGCTGTACGGTGATGTTGACGTGGACAGTCGAGTGAAATCTCAAAGACTTCGCCGGCTGGGCCACGTTGCCCGCATGGATGAAGACGCTCCGGCTCGAAAGGTGTTTGATGCGGTGATTGTTGGGACACGAAAGAGAGGACGACCACGAACGCGTTGGCAAGACCAGGTGATGGAAAACCTGTCCACACTTGGGTGTTACCAACTGGCGAAGGCGCGCTCAGGACAGAGACGCGTGGAGGCACATTGCGCTTCAGGCTGA
- the LOC132797773 gene encoding uncharacterized protein LOC132797773, which produces MRTSSQLRSPSNHSNSNGNHSNRLNDSSGELCRLTNDMESLRCVLKLKQADIPTLSKQNAELQRENDEQRSLSNRVTLLHRLYRSVNRFVLNYDQLCMLICQIAAILNNRSLLSVSENPDDLDALTSAHLLFGGPPTRVTQLQQVFWTRWREEYLTLLQQRSKWRTPDRRLQVNDVVLVKDENLPPLRWPLARVMSLIPGKDGECRVAELKTTCGSTRRAINKLCLLPLKDDVER; this is translated from the exons ATGCGCACTTCGTCGCAGCTTCGCAGTcccagcaaccacagcaatagcaatggcaACCACAGCAACCGTCTCAACGATAGCAGCGGTGAGCTGTGCCGTCTGACCAACGATATGGAGAGTTTGCGCTGTGTGCTGAAGCTGAAACAGGCCGATATCCCGACGCTGTCCAAGCAGAACGCAGAGCTGCAGCGTGAGAACGACGAGCAACGCAGTTTGAGCAATCGTGTCACTCTGCTGCACCGTCTGTATCGCTCTGTTAATCGCTTCGTTCTCAATTACGATCAGCTTTGCATGTTGATTTGTCAAATAGCGGCAATACTTAATAATCGTTCATTGCTATCAGTTTCAGAGAATCCTGACGATTTGGATGCGCTAACTTCCGCTCATCTACTGTTTGGTGGTCCTCCAACC CGTGTTACTCAGCTGCAGCAGGTCTTCTGGACTAGATGGCGGGAGGAGTATCTGACTCTTCTCCAGCAAAGATCCAAGTGGCGTACTCCTGATCGTCGTCTCCAAGTCAACGACGTGGTCTTGGTGAAGGACGAAAATTTGCCTCCTCTTCGGTGGCCGCTAGCCCGTGTCATGTCGCTTATCCCTGGCAAGGACGGCGAGTGTCGAGTTGCCGAGCTAAAGACGACGTGTGGCAGCACCCGGAGAGCTATAAACAAACTCTGTCTACTGCCCCTGAAGGATGATGTTGAAAGATAG